The following proteins come from a genomic window of Gallaecimonas xiamenensis 3-C-1:
- the miaB gene encoding tRNA (N6-isopentenyl adenosine(37)-C2)-methylthiotransferase MiaB — protein MGKKLHIKTWGCQMNEYDSAKMADLLGSTHELSVTEIPEEADVLLLNTCSIREKAQEKVFHQLGRWKELKKTNPDLIIGVGGCVASQEGEFLRERAPFVDIVFGPQTLHRLPEMINQVRGTKSPVVDISFPEIEKFDRLPEPKAEGPSAFVSIMEGCSKYCSFCVVPYTRGEEVSRPLDDVLYEIAQLAEQGVREVNLLGQNVNAFRGATHDGGICSFADLLRLVAAIDGIDRVRYTTSHPVEFTDDIIEVYRDTPEVVSFLHLPVQSGSDRVLNLMKRGHTALEYKSKMRRLREARPDICLSSDFIVGFPNESDEDFAATMKLISDVGFDQSFSFVYSARPGTPAADIPDDVTEDTKKQRLYILQERINQQAMNISRQMFGTVQRILVEGPSKKNLMELRGRTENMRVVNFEGDPNLIGTFVDVEITEVLPHSLRGRIVRTEPEMGLRVAVNPADIVAQYDARNGKPNELGVATFDPTA, from the coding sequence ATGGGCAAGAAGTTGCACATCAAAACCTGGGGTTGCCAGATGAACGAGTACGATTCCGCGAAAATGGCGGATCTGCTGGGCAGCACCCATGAATTAAGCGTCACCGAGATCCCGGAAGAGGCGGATGTGCTGCTGCTCAACACCTGCTCCATCCGCGAAAAGGCCCAGGAAAAGGTCTTCCACCAACTGGGCCGCTGGAAAGAACTGAAAAAAACCAACCCCGACCTCATCATCGGCGTAGGCGGCTGCGTGGCCTCCCAGGAAGGGGAGTTTTTGCGTGAAAGGGCGCCCTTCGTGGACATAGTGTTCGGGCCCCAGACCCTGCACCGCCTGCCGGAGATGATCAACCAGGTAAGGGGCACCAAGTCTCCTGTGGTGGACATCTCCTTCCCCGAGATTGAGAAGTTCGACCGCCTGCCCGAGCCCAAGGCTGAAGGCCCCTCCGCCTTTGTCTCGATCATGGAAGGCTGCTCCAAGTACTGCTCCTTCTGCGTGGTGCCCTACACCCGTGGCGAGGAAGTGAGCCGCCCCCTGGACGATGTACTCTACGAAATCGCCCAGTTGGCCGAGCAAGGGGTGCGGGAAGTGAACCTGCTTGGCCAGAACGTCAACGCCTTTAGGGGCGCCACCCATGACGGCGGCATCTGCAGCTTTGCCGACCTGCTGCGCCTGGTGGCGGCCATCGACGGTATCGACCGGGTTCGCTATACCACCAGCCACCCGGTGGAATTTACCGACGACATCATCGAGGTTTACCGCGATACCCCGGAAGTGGTGAGCTTCCTGCACCTGCCGGTGCAAAGCGGCTCCGACCGGGTGCTGAACCTGATGAAGCGCGGCCACACTGCCCTGGAATACAAGTCCAAGATGCGCCGGCTGCGCGAAGCCCGCCCCGACATCTGCCTGAGCTCCGATTTCATCGTCGGCTTTCCCAACGAGTCCGACGAGGACTTTGCCGCCACCATGAAGCTCATCAGCGATGTGGGCTTCGACCAGAGCTTCAGCTTCGTCTACTCGGCCCGCCCCGGCACCCCGGCGGCCGACATCCCCGATGACGTCACCGAAGACACCAAGAAGCAGCGCCTTTATATCCTGCAGGAGCGTATCAACCAGCAGGCCATGAACATCAGCCGTCAGATGTTCGGCACAGTACAGCGCATCCTGGTGGAAGGCCCCTCCAAGAAGAACTTGATGGAGCTGCGCGGCCGTACCGAAAACATGCGGGTTGTAAATTTCGAAGGTGATCCCAACCTTATTGGTACCTTTGTGGATGTGGAGATCACCGAAGTGCTTCCCCACTCCCTGCGCGGCCGCATAGTGCGTACCGAGCCCGAAATGGGCCTGCGGGTCGCCGTAAACCCTGCCGATATCGTGGCTCAATACGATGCCCGTAACGGCAAGCCCAATGAACTGGGCGTGGCCACTTTTGACCCAACAGCGTAA
- a CDS encoding FAD-dependent monooxygenase — protein MKTDLVINGGGMVGAALALALARQGMGVALIDKQPPHISDSLDPRVSAISEGALRYLQGLGVELPQGHCQPYRQLDVADGKALCQFRASDIGAEQLGVFIENSRLQQAIWQALPETVTLIQAQARQFQHGEDGVSLTLDNGQVIAARLAIGADGAQSWLRGQAGIGLTGWDYRQRCLLVAVKTQGQLPDITWQQFTPTGPRAWLPMVDNQAVLAWYDDAATIKALEKLGPQELAQAAKGAYPAQLGDIEVIKAGSFALTRRHAQRYGQNGVWLVGDAAHTINPLAGQGVNLGFRDVQALAPLLLDAFAKGQPWWSESVLAAYERARRPHNLLMQSMMDACYKGFSNSHPLLAGLRGLAINGVAKLAPARRQVLKYAAGL, from the coding sequence ATGAAAACGGATCTGGTGATCAACGGTGGTGGCATGGTGGGGGCGGCCTTGGCCTTGGCCCTGGCACGCCAAGGCATGGGTGTGGCCCTGATTGACAAACAGCCCCCTCACATCAGCGACAGCCTGGACCCCAGGGTCAGCGCCATCAGCGAAGGGGCGCTGCGTTACCTTCAGGGGCTGGGAGTTGAACTCCCCCAGGGGCACTGCCAACCCTACCGGCAGCTGGACGTGGCAGACGGCAAGGCCCTGTGCCAGTTTCGCGCCAGCGACATCGGCGCCGAGCAGCTGGGGGTCTTTATTGAAAACAGCCGCCTGCAACAGGCTATCTGGCAGGCCCTGCCCGAGACGGTCACCCTTATCCAGGCCCAGGCCCGGCAATTTCAGCACGGCGAGGACGGGGTCAGCCTGACCCTGGATAACGGCCAGGTGATAGCGGCGCGCCTGGCCATAGGGGCGGACGGTGCCCAGTCCTGGCTGCGCGGCCAGGCCGGCATAGGGCTGACCGGCTGGGATTATCGCCAGCGTTGCCTGCTGGTGGCGGTAAAGACCCAGGGCCAGCTGCCCGATATTACCTGGCAGCAATTTACTCCCACCGGCCCCAGGGCCTGGCTGCCCATGGTGGACAACCAGGCGGTACTGGCCTGGTATGACGATGCCGCCACCATCAAGGCCCTGGAAAAGCTCGGCCCCCAGGAGCTGGCCCAGGCCGCCAAGGGGGCTTACCCGGCCCAGCTTGGGGATATCGAGGTGATCAAAGCCGGCAGTTTCGCCCTGACCCGCCGCCATGCCCAGCGCTACGGCCAAAACGGCGTCTGGCTGGTGGGGGACGCCGCCCACACCATCAATCCCCTGGCAGGGCAGGGGGTCAACCTGGGCTTTCGGGATGTGCAGGCCCTGGCGCCGCTGCTGCTGGACGCTTTCGCCAAGGGCCAGCCCTGGTGGAGTGAGTCGGTGCTGGCGGCCTATGAAAGGGCGCGCCGGCCCCATAACCTGTTGATGCAATCCATGATGGACGCCTGTTACAAGGGCTTTTCCAACAGCCATCCGCTGCTGGCTGGGCTCAGGGGTCTTGCCATCAACGGTGTGGCCAAGCTGGCCCCGGCCAGGCGCCAGGTACTCAAGTACGCCGCCGGGCTCTGA
- a CDS encoding PhoH family protein translates to MDRLASLCGPFDDNLKQIERRLGVEINYRDNHFQILGRAIIAKAVADLLRDLYVETAPVKGKIQDLDPQVVHLAIQELKVLEAEGNLDESKEIYVKTKRGVIKPRTPNQGQYIQNILNHDICFGVGPAGTGKTYLAVACAVDALERQEIRRILLTRPAVEAGEKLGFLPGDLSQKVDPYLRPLYDALFEMLGFEKVERLIERNVIEVAPLAYMRGRTLNDAFVILDESQNTTVEQMKMFLTRIGFNSKAVITGDITQVDLPRNTRSGLRHAIEVLRDVEEVSFNFFQSGDVVRHPVVSKIINAYESFEQEQERQKAARKLERDQQAQESNP, encoded by the coding sequence ATGGACCGCCTGGCGTCCCTGTGCGGGCCCTTTGACGACAACCTCAAGCAGATCGAGCGCCGCCTGGGCGTGGAGATCAACTACCGCGACAACCATTTCCAGATCCTCGGCCGGGCCATCATCGCCAAGGCGGTAGCCGACCTGCTGCGGGATCTCTATGTGGAAACGGCCCCGGTCAAAGGCAAGATCCAGGATCTCGATCCCCAGGTGGTGCACCTGGCCATCCAGGAGCTCAAGGTCCTGGAAGCCGAAGGCAACCTGGACGAAAGCAAAGAGATCTACGTCAAGACCAAGCGCGGCGTCATCAAGCCCCGCACCCCCAACCAGGGCCAGTACATCCAGAATATCCTTAACCACGACATCTGCTTCGGGGTGGGCCCGGCCGGTACCGGCAAGACCTACCTGGCGGTGGCCTGTGCCGTGGACGCCCTGGAACGCCAGGAAATTCGCCGCATCCTCTTGACCCGCCCGGCGGTGGAAGCGGGCGAGAAGCTGGGCTTTTTGCCGGGGGACCTGAGCCAAAAGGTCGACCCTTACCTGCGCCCCCTCTACGACGCCCTCTTTGAGATGCTGGGTTTTGAGAAGGTCGAGCGCCTGATCGAGCGCAACGTCATCGAAGTGGCGCCCCTGGCCTACATGCGCGGCCGCACCCTCAACGACGCCTTCGTTATCCTCGATGAGAGCCAGAACACCACAGTCGAGCAGATGAAGATGTTCCTGACCCGCATCGGCTTTAACTCCAAGGCGGTGATCACCGGTGACATCACCCAGGTGGACCTGCCCCGCAACACCCGTTCCGGCCTGCGCCACGCCATAGAGGTGTTGAGGGACGTGGAGGAAGTGTCCTTTAACTTCTTCCAGTCCGGTGACGTAGTGCGCCATCCGGTAGTGTCCAAAATCATCAACGCCTACGAGTCCTTCGAGCAGGAACAGGAACGCCAGAAGGCGGCCCGCAAGCTCGAGCGCGACCAGCAGGCCCAGGAAAGCAATCCATGA
- a CDS encoding DUF3718 domain-containing protein translates to MKRFALLAAGVVLLSTPAFAAMDPYMESALIDVCKSSASNKPLVLDKAVKAYRLDYPTIADKLVCNGLSVYNFALDRGAERTATRIFQRGRMGVVTIEDISMTGSDDRWYVSF, encoded by the coding sequence ATGAAACGTTTTGCCCTACTGGCCGCTGGTGTGGTTTTGCTGTCCACCCCCGCCTTCGCCGCCATGGACCCCTATATGGAGTCTGCCTTGATTGATGTGTGCAAGTCTTCCGCCAGCAACAAACCCCTGGTGCTGGATAAAGCCGTCAAAGCCTATCGCCTCGACTATCCCACCATCGCCGACAAGCTGGTCTGCAATGGCCTTTCTGTCTACAACTTTGCCCTCGACCGGGGCGCAGAACGCACCGCTACCCGCATCTTCCAGCGGGGCCGCATGGGTGTGGTCACCATTGAAGACATCAGCATGACCGGCAGCGATGACCGCTGGTATGTAAGCTTCTAA